AGGGTTTGGATTATATCGAAGAGTGAGGATAAGTAAATAGCATGAGCGTCCTCATAACGCATGCAAGAGTAAGGAGTGCATTAGTTGCCACTCAAAGTTTAGGCAAACGAGGTATAAAAGTTACGACCGCAGATAGTATATATCCAGCCACTTCCTTCTTCTCAAAGTATTCTTCATCATATTTTATATATCCTCCCTACAAATTATACCCTGAACAGTTCATAAAATATCTGAAGCGATTTATTGAACGGAAAAATATAAAGGTTTTGATGCCAATATACGAAGAAACTTTTGTGATTTCAAAATATAGAGAGAAATTCTCTAACAGTGTAAATATGGTTGTAGCCGATTACGGGACTCTTAAAAAGGCTAATAATAATTATTATTTGGTGAATTTTGCTGATGAGATTGGTGTAAAAACTCCTCAAACATGGAAAATTGAGCGCCTTGAGGACTTGAGGCGTGTGGCAAAAGAAGTGGAATATCCTGCTGTGATAAAATTGGTAGAAGGCGTGGGCTCAAAAGGACTGCGTTTTGCTCATTCGGAAGATGAATTAATAGCAAAATATATAGAAGTAATCAAAAAATTTCATCTTAAACCGTTTGAATATCCCATAATTCAAGAGTATATTCCGGGTGATAGCTATGGAGTTTCCTTAATATTCAATTGTGGGGAGCCGAGGGCAATATGTATATATAAAAATATCAGGACATATCCAATCTATGGTGGACCAAGTACTGCAAGAATAAGCATCAAACATGATAAAATGAGGAGAAATGCCATAATTTTGCTTAGAGAGCTCAACTACCACGGTGTTGCGGAAGTTGAGTTCAGAATAGATGAGAGGACAAAAGAACCTGTTCTGATGGAGATCAATCCGAGATTTTGGGGCTCTTTAAATCAAGCCATTTGTGCAGGTGTGGATTTTCCCTATCTGCTCTACAAGATCGCAACTGAAGGTGATGTGCATCCCGTACTTACATATAATGCAGGTGTGAAAACGAGATGGATGCTTGGAGATTTGAGAGCCCTTATTGATCATATTAGAACGGAGAGAAGAAAGGAGATA
The nucleotide sequence above comes from Candidatus Desulfofervidus auxilii. Encoded proteins:
- a CDS encoding ATP-grasp domain-containing protein; translated protein: MSVLITHARVRSALVATQSLGKRGIKVTTADSIYPATSFFSKYSSSYFIYPPYKLYPEQFIKYLKRFIERKNIKVLMPIYEETFVISKYREKFSNSVNMVVADYGTLKKANNNYYLVNFADEIGVKTPQTWKIERLEDLRRVAKEVEYPAVIKLVEGVGSKGLRFAHSEDELIAKYIEVIKKFHLKPFEYPIIQEYIPGDSYGVSLIFNCGEPRAICIYKNIRTYPIYGGPSTARISIKHDKMRRNAIILLRELNYHGVAEVEFRIDERTKEPVLMEINPRFWGSLNQAICAGVDFPYLLYKIATEGDVHPVLTYNAGVKTRWMLGDLRALIDHIRTERRKEILKDFFKFHRQYYDDISLDDPLPSIIEFLTPMMNFIRSGKPKFSPEEER